Genomic DNA from uncultured Desulfuromusa sp.:
CTGGTTGACATCAACAAAACCATTATTTATTGGAACGCTGAAGCGGCAAGAATTACCGGTTACTCCGCTGAAGAGGCGGTCGGTCAACATTGTTCCTTTCTATGCGGAAAGCCCTGCAATCCTGATAGCGATCTGTTTTCAGCTTCGACTCAACAATCAAATATTGGAATCGACTGCTCTTTTCAGCATAAGGACGGCAGGACCATTTCATTGACCAAAAATGTTGATTTTTTAAGAGATAAGGATGGAAAAATTGTTGGTGGGATCGAAGCATTTGTTGATATTTCACGTCTCAAAAAGCTGGAGTCCAACCTGCGATCTGCAGTCGCGGAACGAACGCAGGAACTTGAGCTTGAAAAAACCGGATTACGGGCGGTTCTTGATGGCATGGTTGATCCTGCTTATATTTGTGATGCCAATTACAATATTTCCTTTGCCAACCGATCGATGTTAAACATTATTGGCGATATTGGTGATAAGCTTTGCTATCAGGCTATTTATAAGAAACAGGATGTATGTTCTGATTGTCCTTTGTCGGAAGTATTAATGGGGCATGTTGTTCATCAGGAAAAAACTCTGGGGGAACCGGGGCGGACCTATGAAATCGTCAATTCTCCCTATCCCCTGGCAGAAAATCCAACCCATAAATTAGGAGTGAGTCGAGATATTACCGAGAGGTTGGAGTACCGGCGTCGTTTGCAGCAGACAAATCGGGAGCTGGATGCTTTTGTTTCAACTGTTTCACATGATCTGAGGTCACCTTTAACGCCGTTGATTGGTTTTGCCGAGTTGCTGGAAGAGCGTTATGGCGATCAGTTGGATGATATCGGCCGGGATTGTATTGTTGAAATTAAACAAACAGCAGAGAAGATGAAGGACCTTCTCGAAGATCTGTTATCGCTGTCACAGGTCGGGAAGTTAGAAACACCGCAATCGTTGCTTGATGCAACCTCGCTGGCAGAAGACGTTCGCCTTGAATTGGCTGACATTATCCGTGTAACAGGAGCAAAAATAACGATTGGTAAGCTTCCAAAGGTAAAAATATCCGCACCGTTACTGACCAATCTATTCAGAAATCTTATGAATAACGCATTGAAATATGCTGTAAAAACGAATCCGTGTATCGAAGTTTCCGGGAAGAAGTATCCTGATCGAGTGCGTTATAAAGTTGTTGATCACGGGCCTGGAATTGTGTCTGAAGAGCGAGAAGGGATATTCGAACCGTTTAAGCGTGGCAGTCAGAGTAAAGGGGTTTCTGGAACAGGAATAGGATTAGCCACCGTAGCCAAGATTGCCCGAGTTTCCGGTGGCCATGCCTGGGTTGAAGAGACCCCTGGTGGCGGAGCAACCTTTATTGTTGATTTTCCAATAAATGATTGAAGTCAGGCAATCGTTTGACATTTGTAAAACAGAATTATATCCTCATCCAGCTGATGATTGGGTTATTTAATTACTTGCAAGGAGGCGTTTATGGAAAAAAACAATCGGCGTGATTTCCTTAAGAAAGCGACGACGGCTACAGCGGTTGCCGCAACCGCAACAACAATCGGGGCTCCGGCTATTGTTCGGGCTGAAAAAACCTATAACTGGAAGATGGTTACGACCTGGCCACCCCATTTCCCTCTGCTGGGGGAAGGGGCTGATAAATTGGCTGAAATGATTAAGGTGATGTCTGGTGGTCGTTTGAATATTCAGGTGTATGGTGGTGGGGAACTGGTTCCACCCCTCCAGGCTTTTGATGCTGTCAGTCAAGGAATGGTAGAAATGGGCCACGGCGCCGCTTATTATTGGGCAGGAAAATCCCCTGCAGCCCAGTTTTTTGCTGCTGTTCCCTTTGGTTTGAATGCTCAAGGGATGAACGCCTGGATTTATACCGGCGGAGGAATGGAGCTTTGGGAAGAGGTTTATGGCAAGTTTAACCTGAAACCTCTCCCCGCTGGGAATACCGGTGTGCAGATGGGTGGCTGGTTCAATCGTGAAATCAAAAGCCTTGAAGATTTCAAGGGGTTGAAAATGCGGATTCCCGGTCTGGGCGGCAAGGTTCTGGCCAAAGCAGGTGGCACAGCAGTTCTGTCGGCTGGTGGTGAGATTTATACCAATCTGGAGCGTGGAGTTATTGATGCAACGGAGTGGGTTGGCCCTTACAATGATTACAAGATGGGCTTCTATAAAGTCGCTAAATACTACTACTACCCCGGTTGGCACGAGCCGGGAACCGTGCTTGAGTCTTTTGTTAATAAGAGTGCGTATGAGGCTTTGCCAAAGGATTTACAGGAAATTGTTACGAATGCGACCATCGCTTCGAATATGTGGATGCTGTGTGAGTCTGAGACAAAGAACAATATCTATCTGGACAAGATGGTTAAAGAAGAAGGTGTTATTCT
This window encodes:
- a CDS encoding TRAP transporter substrate-binding protein encodes the protein MEKNNRRDFLKKATTATAVAATATTIGAPAIVRAEKTYNWKMVTTWPPHFPLLGEGADKLAEMIKVMSGGRLNIQVYGGGELVPPLQAFDAVSQGMVEMGHGAAYYWAGKSPAAQFFAAVPFGLNAQGMNAWIYTGGGMELWEEVYGKFNLKPLPAGNTGVQMGGWFNREIKSLEDFKGLKMRIPGLGGKVLAKAGGTAVLSAGGEIYTNLERGVIDATEWVGPYNDYKMGFYKVAKYYYYPGWHEPGTVLESFVNKSAYEALPKDLQEIVTNATIASNMWMLCESETKNNIYLDKMVKEEGVILKKFPADVIKQLRKYSVEVLEEIVANDPMSKKVYDSFSKFQKQQLAWSKISDRAYYELFD
- a CDS encoding ATP-binding protein, which encodes MNSSLHKLLSEYPLETLLQTIPAGLFLVDINKTIIYWNAEAARITGYSAEEAVGQHCSFLCGKPCNPDSDLFSASTQQSNIGIDCSFQHKDGRTISLTKNVDFLRDKDGKIVGGIEAFVDISRLKKLESNLRSAVAERTQELELEKTGLRAVLDGMVDPAYICDANYNISFANRSMLNIIGDIGDKLCYQAIYKKQDVCSDCPLSEVLMGHVVHQEKTLGEPGRTYEIVNSPYPLAENPTHKLGVSRDITERLEYRRRLQQTNRELDAFVSTVSHDLRSPLTPLIGFAELLEERYGDQLDDIGRDCIVEIKQTAEKMKDLLEDLLSLSQVGKLETPQSLLDATSLAEDVRLELADIIRVTGAKITIGKLPKVKISAPLLTNLFRNLMNNALKYAVKTNPCIEVSGKKYPDRVRYKVVDHGPGIVSEEREGIFEPFKRGSQSKGVSGTGIGLATVAKIARVSGGHAWVEETPGGGATFIVDFPIND